The Thalassophryne amazonica chromosome 13, fThaAma1.1, whole genome shotgun sequence genome window below encodes:
- the LOC117523207 gene encoding collagen alpha-1(IX) chain-like, which produces MGVKGLKGETGDRGSRGPTARGPKGQPGPPGLPGEPGLPGYGQDGRDGQKGPPGIPGQPGVPGPPGPAGLNGYCDPSTCNLAAGAAHQSLDVKGPAGN; this is translated from the exons ATGGGAGTTAAAGGACTTAAAG GTGAGACTGGTGACAGGGGCTCCAGGGGGCCAACTGCGCGAGGACCAAAAGGACAGCCAGGACCTCCTGGACTACCTG GTGAACCAGGTTTACCCGGATATGGTCAGGACGGACGCGATGGACAGAAGGGCCCTCCTGGCATTCCAGGGCAGCCTGGTGTTCCAGGTCCTCCCGGCCCAGCTGGTCTTAATGGTTACTGCGACCCGTCCACCTGTAACCTCGCAGCTGGCGCCGCCCACCAGTCTCTGGATGTGAAGGGACCTGCAGGAAACTAA